Proteins encoded together in one Hevea brasiliensis isolate MT/VB/25A 57/8 chromosome 16, ASM3005281v1, whole genome shotgun sequence window:
- the LOC110643494 gene encoding uncharacterized protein LOC110643494 isoform X1 translates to MKYLTPLALFHELLKTKARERGRLLGLDVGDKYVGLAISDPHNKIASPLSVLLRKKTNIDLMASDFQSLISELSLMGFVVGYPFERGRARTAPDALHVKLFVDDLSKTGKLEDLKYTYWDECFTSKNVELLVKPLDLHPVLAKTITDKFAAVGILQGYLDYVNKKVELEAPE, encoded by the exons ATGAAGTATTTGACGCCGCTAGCCTTGTTCCATGAGTTGCTGAAGACAAAAGCAAGAGAGCGGGGGAGGTTGCTTGGCTTGGATGTTGGAGACAAATATGTTGGATTAGCTATCTCAGACCCTCATAATAAAATCGCTTCGCCTCTAAG TGTTCTGCTAAGGAAGAAAACAAACATTGATTTGATGGCGAGTGACTTCCAGAGTCTG ATCTCTGAGCTTTCCCTGATGGGATTTGTTGTTGGCTACCCTTTTGAAAGAGGCCGAGCCCGAACTGCTCCTGAC GCTTTGCATGTGAAGCTTTTCGTCGATGATCTCTCTAAAACAGGGAAACTTGAAGATTTAAAATACACATATTGGGATGAGTGCTTTACATCAAAG AATGTGGAATTACTGGTAAAGCCTTTAGATTTGCATCCAGTTCTAGCAAAAACCATAACTGACAAGTTTGCTGCTGTTGGGATACTTCAG GGGTACCTGGATTATGTTAATAAGAAGGTGGAGTTGGAGGCACCAGAATAA
- the LOC110643494 gene encoding uncharacterized protein LOC110643494 isoform X2, translated as MLYTKARERGRLLGLDVGDKYVGLAISDPHNKIASPLSVLLRKKTNIDLMASDFQSLISELSLMGFVVGYPFERGRARTAPDALHVKLFVDDLSKTGKLEDLKYTYWDECFTSKNVELLVKPLDLHPVLAKTITDKFAAVGILQGYLDYVNKKVELEAPE; from the exons ATGCTTTAT ACAAAAGCAAGAGAGCGGGGGAGGTTGCTTGGCTTGGATGTTGGAGACAAATATGTTGGATTAGCTATCTCAGACCCTCATAATAAAATCGCTTCGCCTCTAAG TGTTCTGCTAAGGAAGAAAACAAACATTGATTTGATGGCGAGTGACTTCCAGAGTCTG ATCTCTGAGCTTTCCCTGATGGGATTTGTTGTTGGCTACCCTTTTGAAAGAGGCCGAGCCCGAACTGCTCCTGAC GCTTTGCATGTGAAGCTTTTCGTCGATGATCTCTCTAAAACAGGGAAACTTGAAGATTTAAAATACACATATTGGGATGAGTGCTTTACATCAAAG AATGTGGAATTACTGGTAAAGCCTTTAGATTTGCATCCAGTTCTAGCAAAAACCATAACTGACAAGTTTGCTGCTGTTGGGATACTTCAG GGGTACCTGGATTATGTTAATAAGAAGGTGGAGTTGGAGGCACCAGAATAA
- the LOC110643494 gene encoding uncharacterized protein LOC110643494 isoform X4, whose translation MKYLTPLALFHELLKTKARERGRLLGLDVGDKYVGLAISDPHNKIASPLSVLLRKKTNIDLMASDFQSLALHVKLFVDDLSKTGKLEDLKYTYWDECFTSKNVELLVKPLDLHPVLAKTITDKFAAVGILQGYLDYVNKKVELEAPE comes from the exons ATGAAGTATTTGACGCCGCTAGCCTTGTTCCATGAGTTGCTGAAGACAAAAGCAAGAGAGCGGGGGAGGTTGCTTGGCTTGGATGTTGGAGACAAATATGTTGGATTAGCTATCTCAGACCCTCATAATAAAATCGCTTCGCCTCTAAG TGTTCTGCTAAGGAAGAAAACAAACATTGATTTGATGGCGAGTGACTTCCAGAGTCTG GCTTTGCATGTGAAGCTTTTCGTCGATGATCTCTCTAAAACAGGGAAACTTGAAGATTTAAAATACACATATTGGGATGAGTGCTTTACATCAAAG AATGTGGAATTACTGGTAAAGCCTTTAGATTTGCATCCAGTTCTAGCAAAAACCATAACTGACAAGTTTGCTGCTGTTGGGATACTTCAG GGGTACCTGGATTATGTTAATAAGAAGGTGGAGTTGGAGGCACCAGAATAA
- the LOC110643494 gene encoding uncharacterized protein LOC110643494 isoform X3 — translation MKYLTPLALFHELLKTKARERGRLLGLDVGDKYVGLAISDPHNKIASPLSVLLRKKTNIDLMASDFQSLISELSLMGFVVGYPFERGRARTAPDVCFHFTHHQYYHSYVSPSSHNVELLVKPLDLHPVLAKTITDKFAAVGILQGYLDYVNKKVELEAPE, via the exons ATGAAGTATTTGACGCCGCTAGCCTTGTTCCATGAGTTGCTGAAGACAAAAGCAAGAGAGCGGGGGAGGTTGCTTGGCTTGGATGTTGGAGACAAATATGTTGGATTAGCTATCTCAGACCCTCATAATAAAATCGCTTCGCCTCTAAG TGTTCTGCTAAGGAAGAAAACAAACATTGATTTGATGGCGAGTGACTTCCAGAGTCTG ATCTCTGAGCTTTCCCTGATGGGATTTGTTGTTGGCTACCCTTTTGAAAGAGGCCGAGCCCGAACTGCTCCTGACGTGTGTTTTCATTTCACTCATCATCAGTATTATCACTCTTACGTCTCGCCCTCATCTCAT AATGTGGAATTACTGGTAAAGCCTTTAGATTTGCATCCAGTTCTAGCAAAAACCATAACTGACAAGTTTGCTGCTGTTGGGATACTTCAG GGGTACCTGGATTATGTTAATAAGAAGGTGGAGTTGGAGGCACCAGAATAA
- the LOC110643496 gene encoding uncharacterized protein LOC110643496 — MGRVALDSWDHGLPIPTSGAPFHGVFWRVSKRDKEERENDGSHFSASFPAIRLLDRKSETTDRLRTTKPSKWDWPHFNRTPFEKCNYRTIHIAWCDRIEDSSPAPRLHFRSDPAIWWRVSERDQYYSQS; from the exons ATGGGAAGGGTGGCGCTCGACTCCTGGGACCACGGGCTTCCCATCCCGACCAGCGGTGCTCCATTCCATGGAGTTTTCTGGCGAGTTTCGAAGAGAGataaagaagagagagaaaatgatggcAGCCACTTTTCGGCTAGTTTTCCAGCTATCCGACTGTTGGATCGGAAATCTGAGACCACCGATAGACTCAGGACAACGAAACCTTCGAAATGGGACTGGCCCCACTTCAATCGAACACCGTTTGAAAAATGCAATTATCGAACAATCCATATTGCATG gtgcgatcggatcGAAGATAGCTCACCGGCGCCAAGACTGCATTTTCGGTCAGATCCGGCTATTTGGTGGCGTGTCTCTGAACGTGAtcaatattatagtcaatcctag